One stretch of Harmonia axyridis chromosome 1, icHarAxyr1.1, whole genome shotgun sequence DNA includes these proteins:
- the LOC123671484 gene encoding CLIP domain-containing serine protease 2-like isoform X4 gives MNMFWFHLCLLFQIVCYHMVLAETDDVLHSSNPNLLPSTRECGVDLGKKIFGGHDVDLDEFPWLALLLYELPNGRQSFRCGGVLINDRYVLTAAHCLKENKRQQIWKLKSVRLGEYNKDSDEDCTSNGFNTVCLPIPPIDVNIEEEIINEKYDPKDKNLKHDIALLRLETKVSYTDYVRPICLPTLLEERKKTYNGMILTVAGWGQTENRSSSSVKLKVSIPVMKHSDCKALFSEARKVISDEQICAGGEEENKISCRGDSGGPLMSISVDENGDSNWYLAGIVSYGPVPCGVKDWPAVYTRVSKYMGWILKHMKP, from the exons ATGAACATGTTTTGGTTTCATTTGTGTTTACTTTTTCAGATTGTTTGTTATCACATGGTTCTAGCCG AGACCGACGACGTTTTACATTCATCGAACCCCAATTTATTACCAAGCACAAGGGAATGTGGAGTGGATCTCGGGAAGAAAATCTTCGGAGGACATGACGTTGATTTGGATGAATTTCCTTGGTTGGCTCTGCTTCTATACGAATTAC CGAATGGGAGGCAAAGTTTTAGATGTGGAGGTGTCCTTATCAATGACAGATATGTGTTAACTGCTGCACATTGTTTGAAAGAGAATAAACGGCAACAAATATGGAAGCT AAAATCTGTTCGTTTGGGTGAATACAACAAAGATTCAGATGAAGACTGCACATCTAATGGATTTAATACTGTATGTTTACCCATTCCACCAATCGATGTAAATATTGAAGAGGAAATTATTAATGAGAAATATGATCCAAAAGATAAGAATCTCAAGCACGATATCGCTTTGTTACGTTTGGAAACAAAGGTTAGCTACACGG aTTATGTAAGACCAATATGTTTACCAACACTTTTAGAGGAAAGGAAAAAAACTTACAATGGAATGATTTTGACAGTTGCAGGATGGGGACAGACAGAAAATCGATCATCTAGTAGCGTCAAACTGAAAGTATCg ATTCCGGTAATGAAGCATTCCGATTGTAAAGCACTTTTCAGTGAAGCGAGAAAAGTGATATCTGATGAACAAATTTGTGCTGGAggagaagaagaaaataaaatttcttgtaGAGGCGACAGCGGTGGTCCTTTGATGTCCATAAGTGTGGACGAAAATGGAGACTCCAACTGGTATCTTGCAGGAATAGTATCATACGGCCCTGTTCCTTGTGGTGTTAAGGATTGGCCAGCGGTCTATACGAGGGTGTCTAAGTATATGGGATGGATTTTGAAACATATGAAACCTTAA
- the LOC123671484 gene encoding CLIP domain-containing serine protease 2-like isoform X1, which translates to MNMFWFHLCLLFQIVCYHMVLADNDETCVTPDQHKGKCVLMDDCASLSALRKERPISIINTNFLILSICGSQGKIPKVCCRTEIAKTETDDVLHSSNPNLLPSTRECGVDLGKKIFGGHDVDLDEFPWLALLLYELPNGRQSFRCGGVLINDRYVLTAAHCLKENKRQQIWKLKSVRLGEYNKDSDEDCTSNGFNTVCLPIPPIDVNIEEEIINEKYDPKDKNLKHDIALLRLETKVSYTDYVRPICLPTLLEERKKTYNGMILTVAGWGQTENRSSSSVKLKVSIPVMKHSDCKALFSEARKVISDEQICAGGEEENKISCRGDSGGPLMSISVDENGDSNWYLAGIVSYGPVPCGVKDWPAVYTRVSKYMGWILKHMKP; encoded by the exons ATGAACATGTTTTGGTTTCATTTGTGTTTACTTTTTCAGATTGTTTGTTATCACATGGTTCTAGCCG ATAATGACGAAACCTGTGTGACTCCGGATCAACATAAAGGAAAATGTGTTCTAATGGACGATTGCGCTTCCCTCTCAGCATTAAGGAAGGAAAGaccaatttcaataataaatacgAACTTCCTCATTCTATCTATTTGTGGGTCTCAAGGAAAGATACCAAAAGTTTGTTGTCGAACGGAAATAGCGAAAACAG AGACCGACGACGTTTTACATTCATCGAACCCCAATTTATTACCAAGCACAAGGGAATGTGGAGTGGATCTCGGGAAGAAAATCTTCGGAGGACATGACGTTGATTTGGATGAATTTCCTTGGTTGGCTCTGCTTCTATACGAATTAC CGAATGGGAGGCAAAGTTTTAGATGTGGAGGTGTCCTTATCAATGACAGATATGTGTTAACTGCTGCACATTGTTTGAAAGAGAATAAACGGCAACAAATATGGAAGCT AAAATCTGTTCGTTTGGGTGAATACAACAAAGATTCAGATGAAGACTGCACATCTAATGGATTTAATACTGTATGTTTACCCATTCCACCAATCGATGTAAATATTGAAGAGGAAATTATTAATGAGAAATATGATCCAAAAGATAAGAATCTCAAGCACGATATCGCTTTGTTACGTTTGGAAACAAAGGTTAGCTACACGG aTTATGTAAGACCAATATGTTTACCAACACTTTTAGAGGAAAGGAAAAAAACTTACAATGGAATGATTTTGACAGTTGCAGGATGGGGACAGACAGAAAATCGATCATCTAGTAGCGTCAAACTGAAAGTATCg ATTCCGGTAATGAAGCATTCCGATTGTAAAGCACTTTTCAGTGAAGCGAGAAAAGTGATATCTGATGAACAAATTTGTGCTGGAggagaagaagaaaataaaatttcttgtaGAGGCGACAGCGGTGGTCCTTTGATGTCCATAAGTGTGGACGAAAATGGAGACTCCAACTGGTATCTTGCAGGAATAGTATCATACGGCCCTGTTCCTTGTGGTGTTAAGGATTGGCCAGCGGTCTATACGAGGGTGTCTAAGTATATGGGATGGATTTTGAAACATATGAAACCTTAA